The genomic region GGTGCCGCCGTGGCCCACCGCGTAGTGGCTGGCTGCGCCCCCGCGCTGTTGGATGCCGTAGGGGTAGGGACGGGCCTACTGGCAATGCGCGCTTATTGGCCCGAGGCCACCATAGCGAATCCGGCGGCCGTGCCGGCGTGGGTGGCTACCTGGCTCACGGCCGCCTACCTCAGCGGTACGTATGACCAGCCCCCGCGCCTCTGGCCCATTATGCGCGGCATCTTGCTGGGTACGGTAGCACTACTGGCCGTGGATGGGTTTGCGGAAGCAGGCTACGCAGCCAAGACACTGCTGCTAGGGGGAAGCTGGGCAGCCGCCATCATGGCGGGTTGGCGGGTGGCGGTGCATGCCGTGCGCCACGGCAGCGTACACCTGCACCAGCCCCGCACCCGGCGTGTGGCTATTGTAGGTTCTAAGGCCGAGAGCAGCCGGGTGCGTAAGCTGCTACGGCAATCCGGTGCGCCCGTGTGCGTGGTAGGGCACGTGAGCCCCAGCGCCGCACCAGATGGCAGGCAGCAACTAGGCCCGGTGAGCGAACTACCGGCTATCATTCGCCGCCACCGGGTAGACGAGTTAATCTTCTGTGGGCAAGACCTGACCTCGCAGCAAATTATGACCCTGATGGCGCAGTTGCCTCAGCGGCTGAACCTTGTGTACCGCATCCTGGCACAGGATAGTCAGTACATTGTGGGCAGCTCCAGCCGCGTGGCAGCCGGCGACTATTACGCGCCGGAGCAAGCAGCGGCCGCCTACTCGCCGGCCCCCGATATGAGCGTGCTGGTGCGTTGTTTTCGGTGGCTGGGCTGGGTGCCCGAGGCCAACAATGCGCCGCGCGACTAGCAGGTAGTCAGCGTAAAAAGAGCAAGGAAAGCTGCACGGCTTCAACTCAAATCCGTACATTGGCCGAACTTCTGACTTGTTTCACCCTTTTCACATGTCCAGCTCCGCTACCTCCGTTGCCTCCGTGTTGTCCGACCGCATCAACGCTTTGCAGGAATCCCAAACGATTGCCATGGCCAAAAAAGGCCGCGAATTGGCCGCCCAAGGCATTGATGTAATCAGCCTAAGCTTTGGTGAACCGGATTTTCAAACGCCGCAGTATGTGAAGGATGCCGCCAAGGCCGCCATCGACGAGGGCTACACATTCTACACGCCCGTGCCCGGCTACTTGGATCTGCGCCAGGAAATCTCTGCCAAGTTCAAGCGCGACAACAACCTCGACTATCAGCCCGACCAAATTGTGGTGAGCACCGGCGCCAAGCAGTCGCTGGCCAATGTGGTGCTGAGCGTGATAAACCCCGGCGACGAGGTAATCGTGTTTGCCCCGTATTGGGTGAGCTACGAGGAAATGGTGAAACTAGCCGAGGGCGTGCCCGTGCCACTGATGGGCACCATCGAAAACGACTATAAAGTGACGGCCCAGGAGCTGGAAGCTGCCATTACGCCGCGCACCAAGCTCATCATGTATTCTTCGCCCTGCAACCCTACGGGCGCCGTGTTCTCGCGTGAGGAGCTGGCGGCTATTGCCGAGGTAGTGGCTCGCCATCCGCAGGTGCTGGTGATGGCCGACGAGATTTACGAGTACATCAACTTCGTGGGTGAGCACGTGAGCATTGCGCAATTCGAGGAGATAAAAGACCGGGTGATTACCGTGAACGGCTTCTCGAAAGGCTACGCCATGACGGGCTGGCGCGTGGGCTACCTAGCCGCCAGCAAGGAAATTGCTTCAGCTTGCGACAAGCTCCAAAGTCAGATTACGTCTGGCACGTGCTCCATTGCCCAGCGCGCCGGCCTGGCCGCCCTGCAAGGCGGCCGCGCCTCCGCCGACGAAATGGTAACGGCCTACCGTCGTCGCCGCGACTTGGTACTGGACCTGGTGCAGGACATCCCCGGTTTCCGTACGCCGGTGCCCGAAGGAGCCTTTTATATCTTCCCCGACGTGAGCGGTTGCTTTGGCAAGACCACGCCCGAAGGCAAAGTGCTGGAAACCTCGGCCGACGTAGCATTCTACCTGCTCAGCGATGCGCACGTAGTAGCCGTGAGCGGTGACGCGTTTGGTGCTCCCAACTGCATCCGCTTCAGCACCGCCGCTGCCGATGAGAAGTTGCAAGAAGCCTTTACCCGCATCAAGACCAGCATTGAGAAGCTGGGGTAGTAGTGAGATAGTGATATGGTGAGTTTGTAAAAACGCGCCTGTCATCCTGAGCAGAGCGAAGGACCTTATCACGTGTGAACGACGAGCGTAACAACGACTCGTTCTGGCGTGATAAGGTCCTTCGCTCTGCTCAGGATGACAGGCGCGTTTTTACAAACTCACCATTTCACTACTCACTATCTCACCACTTCACAAACTCACAATTTCACCACTTCCCTACCTTTGCGGCCTTACTAGTCTTTGTGTAATGCCTCATCCTGCTACTCCCACCACACTGCCTGATTTATTTTCTGCGTTCAACCAACTCACGGTGCTGATTGTGGGCGATGTAATGGTAGATGCCTACGTGTGGGGGAAGGCCAGTCGCCTGTCGCCGGAAGCACCGGTGCCGGTGGTGAATGTGGTACGCACTGAGCAGCGCCTGGGCGGCGCCGCCAACGTAGCCCTGAACGTGCAGGCCTTAGGTGCTACCCCGCTGCTATGCGCCGTGGTAGGCCAGGACCAGGGCGGCGACCAGCTGCTGACGTTATTGCAGGAGCGCAACCTATCGGCCGAAGGTATTGTGCGCAGTGCCCATCGGCCTACCACCGTGAAGCAACGCGTGTTGGCCGCCGGGCAGCAGCTGCTTCGCCTCGATTCTGAGGTAGAGCACGACCTCAACGAAGCAGAGAATACCAGCCTGCATGCTCGCTACGAACAGTTGCTGGCTGGCGCCGATGTGGTAGTATTTGAGGATTACGACAAAGGGGTGCTCAACGAAGCGACTATTCAGCGCTTTATTCAGTTGGCGCGGGCGCGGCAGGTGCCTACGGTAGTCGACCCTAAGAAGAAAAACTTCCTGGCCTACCAGCACTGCACCCTGTTCAAGCCCAACCTGAAAGAACTGCGCGAAGGCCTAAAGTTGGAGTTTGGCGACACCGATGCCGACCGCCCGCACTTTGAAGCAGCCGTGGCCCGACTGCGGCAGCTGCTGCAACCAGCCAATGTGCTCGTAACGCTCTCAGAGCGAGGAGTATTTATTGAAGATGCGCAGCAACATCAAACGTATATTCCGGCGCACCTACGCGCTATTTCCGACGTTTCGGGAGCCGGCGACACGGTTATCAGCATTGCGGCCCTATGCGTGGCGCTGGGGGTAGGGGCGCCTGCCACCGCGGCACTAGCCAATTTGGGAGGCGGGCTGGTATGCGAGCAGGTAGGCGTGGTACCTATAGCCAAGCAGCAACTGTTGGCCGAAGCGCAGGCTACAGGGCTAAGCCTAAGCTAAACTAGGCGACCTGCTGAACTCCAGCCACCAACTGCGGATAAATGCAGTTAGCAGGTTGAAACCTATTTCAACCTGCTAACTGCGTTACGTCCTACTATCGATCTGGCACCCTCTCCTTATAGCAGCTATATCTCTACTACCGTGTCGAGGCGAGTCGTATTGCTGGGTGGTAATAAAACACCTGTCGGCTGCTTTTTCACCCATTGTCGACTTTAAAAAATAATACCCAGTCCTTATTATTAGATGGATGTTTTAATCCATTCCTTGAGCGGGGTGAAGGGTTCCGTTGCGATGTCGTTAGCTAAGTGGACTTGCGCTTCAGAAGTAGGGCCCATATACGTGTACGCCTCAATGTAGCCTAGCAACTGTGCCACGGCTCCAGCGCCCTCAAAGAAGGTGGCAAATGCCTCGGCCGGAACTTGGTAAAAGGTATAGTCTTTCCCATTGGCCCTGAACGCCTCCACAACATCATGGAAGCTGTTTACCTCGGCCGCCAGGGATAAGTATGCGCCATTGCCCACCTTCTCGGGGTGTAAAAACGCGCCGGCGACCACCTTGCCCAAATCATGTATGTCGGCCATGTGCAGCACCTTCTTGGTCGGGTCAATGGGCAAGGTCCAGCCGATAGAGCCATCCTGTTGCTGGTGCGGAGCAGTGTGACCGTGAAAGTTTTGAAAGTAAAAAGGCGGCTGCACGAAGGTATAATGCGCAAATCCAGCATTTTTCACCACCTCATCAACGGCTGACTTTCCGGTAAACTGAGGCACGGTAAACCGGCCGTTACTGATTTTCTCCACGTTTGGCAACGTAGACCAAATGAAGTGCTGCACCTGCGCGTCTTTGGCGGCTTCGACAGCCAGGGTCCCTTGTGCCAGCTCATCGGCTCCTTCCCAAAAGTTAGTGACCACAAATACCCCGTGCGCACCCCTGAAGGCATTGGTCATCGAGGCCAGGTCCGTCAAATCTCCCTGCACTACCTCGTGCGCTTTGCCCTGATAGGTAGTGGGGTTTCGGGTAACTGCCCGAACGGCGAAAGACCCCTCCTTTACTAGCGCATCTACAACTCCTGTGCCCTGCAGGCCAGTGGCCCCCACAACGGCAATTAGTTTCTTTTCCACCTTGGCTGTTTTTAAAGATTATTAGAGCCACAAAGGTGGAGGAGCTAGCTTGCGTTAGCCTATAAGGTAGTTTAAGAAAGAGGCTTAAGCTAGCTTAAGAGCCGACCCTCTTTTTCCGGATGGTACTCAGAAATTCGGGCGTTACTCCCAGGTAGGAGGCAATCTGCACGTTCGATAGCCGCTGCAGGAACTGCGGGTATCTTTTCAAAAAGTCGAGATAACGCTCTTCCGCGGTGGAGCTGATCGTTTGCAGAATTCTTCGATGCGCATTGACCAGCGCGTTTTCCGTAAGGGCCCGAAAAATCCGGTTAAACGTGAGGTTATCATCGAAAAACCTGATCTGGTCTTCCTTCTTTAGTTGCAGGACGGTTGCATTTTCCAAGGCTTCTATGTACAGACTACTCGGCTCTTCTGCGTAGAAACTGGCAATGTCCGTTATCCACCAGTTCTCAATGGCAAACTGCAGATTATGCTCTTTGCCTTTGTCGTCTACTAGGTACATTCTAAAACAGCCCTCTACTACGAACGTGTGGTGCTTGCATACATCCCCTTTCTGCAGAATAAAATGCCTACGTTTCACCGTTCGCTCCTGGAAAGCGGCTGCTACGATAGACTTTTCTTCTTCCGTTAGAGGAAGAACATGTTCGAAATAGTTTAGTAGGGCTGTTGTCGTCATTTGCCAAATTCGCTACAACTAAGAAATAACGGAAGTCCGGCTCTAATGTAAACTTCCGTCCGCGGCCAAGGAGCAACAGGGGCCAGGCGCTACCAGCGGCAGGAGTAAAACGGTTGTGGGTGGCGGAGCGGCCTCCACGTAAACTAGTACTAACTCCCTGCCTTATTCACCGCCCACCACGCGGTAGCTGCCCCAAAGCTACTAGCTCATCCGAGAACTTATGCTTGCCTACGAGGTGCACTAAATACCTGCGATATCGGGGCATTATCATGCATAGTCATCAGATAGCCGCAGTTAAGCCGACCGATTGAGCTTTGTATTTGCTTGTTGACTAAATCTCTTAACGTGCTATTTATTTCGTTTTCTAACAAAACCTCTATTAGGTACCGAGTACTCTTTTGCGGCCTATCTCCAGGTACTGGCGTCTAGGTGAGGGAAAGATTTTACTATGTCATCAATCTGACTGCTTGTTCATTACGTACATAAAATATGCATAATCCATTATAAAATTGGATTATATAAATTAAGTGTAATAGATAAAGCGGGAATTATATGATGGATGGGCAAAATCTTTCGGGCGAAATCAACCATTTTTTGAAAAGCCATGCGTTGCTGCCAACTACTATAGCTGCTGATTCCGAAGTAGTTGACCAGGTGATAGAACTGGTAGTAGCTAAATTAGCTGAAGTATCTCGGCAAGTAGACGGGCGAGAAGTCGTTTGGAACGCTGCTCACCAAACGGATGCTGCTCAGGTAATCCAAGAGCCTGCTAGAGTACACAATGCAACCGTTAGCAGCCACGGCAACGACCTGATGAAATCGTTGCTGGAAGATCGTTACCACGGTACGGTGCATAGCCTAGCGACGGATACGGGCATCGATGCCAGTGAGGTAACACGGCTGGTGGGCCAAGTAGGCTTGGTGGCGGCCGGTCTATTAGGACAGAAAGCTGATGCCAACCAGTGGGATGCTGACGCCCTCAGCCAGTGGCTGCAAGAGCAGCGCGGCGGTCAACCGCAAGTTCAACGCACTGTGCGTCCTGCCCTACCGCCCTTGCCTGCCTTCACTGCCACGCCTCGCGAGCCGGTGGCGGCTCGCAGTGGGGGTAGCAGCCACTGGGGATGGATTGCACTGCTGGTGGCCGTTGCCATTGCGAGCTTTCTCCTGGGCCGACAAACGGCGCCCGCTATCAACTACCAACTGCCGGATACTGCTCTGGCCAGCAATGCTTTGTCGGCCAAAGACCGGTTTTCCCTACCCACTGCCGCTACCGATAACCGTACGACTTGGGATGCGGCCAATCCAATCAACGTGACCACCAACGAAAACTTCCAGGCGGCCGGGGGCTACCCGACTGTTATTGCTACCAACACTACCCCCAACAGCGGCGGGGGCTATGTGTATGGCAATGCTGGGGTGCCGGTGGTACTGAAGCTGAGCGGTGGCCTGCAACAAATTATTGGCTCCAACTCCACCGAGAGCCGCCTGTACCAGTTTCTAGCCGACCCAACAATGGAAGTGGATACCTTAAATCCGCTGAAAGGGTGGATTGGCTTCGACCGCATCTACTTTGAGTCCAGTAAAGCTACACTCACCAACGAATCGATGTGGCAGCTGTCCAACGTGGCCAGTATTCTGAAAACCTTTCCCAGAGCCGAAGTGCGGATTGGGGGCTACACCGACAGCTCCGGCGACCCGCTGTTCAACCTGCGCCTGAGTCGCGACCGGGCACAAGCCGCCCGCGCTACCCTCATCAGCATGGGCGTCGACCCAAATAACGTAGAGGCCATCGGCTACGGCTCCCTCGACAACATTGCCAGCAACGATACCCCCGATGGCCGCTCGCTCAACCGCCGGGTTAGCATTCGGGTATTAGAGAAATAGAATAGCATACGAATGCCAAGGCCCGCCGGAAGCATGTTCTGGCGGGCCTTGGTGTGTGGGTAGGGTAGGGGGTTACGCCCGTAGCGTGGTGCTAAACTCCTTCACTGTATCGATGAACACGCGCACATTGTCGGGGTTGGTGTCGGGGTAAACGCCGTGTCCGAGGTTGGCAATGTGGCGTTGTGGGCCAAAGCGGCGCAGCATCTCCATGGTAGCCTCGCGTACTTGCGCCGGCGAACCGTAGAGGGCGCAGGGGTCGAGGTTGCCTTGCAGCGTTTTGTCGCCTACGAGTGGGCGCACGGTGCGCGGGTCCTCATTCCAATCGAGCCCAATGGTACGGCAGGGCAGCTGGGCAAAATCGGCGGTGGCAAAGTAGGCACCTTTAGCGAATACTGTGACGGGCACATCGGGGATGGCCTGACAAATTTCGCGGATATAGCGCGTGCTGAACTCGCGGTAGTGGTCGGGTGGCAAGATGCCCGCCCACGAGTCGAACACCTGAATCAGGTTGGCGCCGGCTGCTACCTGCGCCTGGAGGTAAGCAATAGTCGTAGCCGTGATTTTGCGCAGCAGCTCATGCGCCAGCTCAGGGTTGGCGTAGAGCAAGCGGCGGGCTTTCGAGAAAGTCTTAGAGCCATGGCCTTCTACCATATACGCCAGAATAGTCCAGGGCGCACCGGCAAAACCGATAAGTGGCACGCGGCCGTTAAGCGCCGTTTTGGTGACGCGGATGGCCTCCAGCACGTAGCCCAGGTGCTCCTCGGGGTCGGCTACGCGCAGGCGGTCCACATCCTGCGCCGACTTCACTGTATCCGGGAAAAGTGGCCCGCGGGCTTCTACCATCTCGTAGGGTAGGCCCATGGCCTCGGGCACCACCAGAATATCAGAGAAAATAATAGCTGCGTCTACATCCAGCGCATCTACGGGCTGGATAGTGACTTCGGCGGCCAGCTCGGGGGTTTCTACCAGTTCCTTGAAGCCGCTGAGGCGGCCTCGCAACTCGCGGTATTGGGGGAGAATACGGCCTGCCTGGCGCATAAGCCAGACGGGAGTGCGTTCAGTTTCTTCGCCGCGGGCGGCACGCAACAGCAGATCATTCTTGAGCATGCCGCAAAGGTAGAGGGGAAATGGCGAAATTGTGAGGTTGTGAAATGGTGAGTTACAGGGTGCCTATCTCTTGAGCAGAGCGAAGGACCTTCTCACGGTAGAACGACAGTCACGACAACGACTCTTTCTGGCGTGAGAAGGTCCTTCGCTGCGCTCAGGATGACAGGCGCTTTCTTACTCACCCATTAACTCATTCAGCCATTTACCCCTTCATGAACAGCGCCCGAATGGCCGTAGCGATGAAGCTGACGCCGATACTGAGTGTGAGAAAGCCCATTACGCGGGCCATAGCCGTCATACCAGCACGACCCATCACGCGGGTGAGGCGCAGGCTGCTCACGAGAATCAGAAAGCTGGCAACAGCCACCAGCACAAAGCCTACCAGGGTAAGGGCTACCCCGGAGTAAGACAAGCGGCTGGTAAACAAGCCAATGCACACGGCAATGGAGCCCGGCCCTGAAAGCATGGGCATGGCCAGCGGCGTAAAGGAAATATCGTCTTTCTGCTTGCTGTCCTCCACCGTAGCGTCCGAAACCTTCGATTTGTTGGCGCCGGGCGTAAGCAAGTCAAAGGCTGAGCGCATCAGTAGAATGCCGCCCGCAATGCGCAAGTGGTAGATATTAATACCGAAGAAATTGAGCACGTATTGGCCGGCAAAAAACGATACGGCCATAATACACACCATGTACATGCACGCGCGCAAGGCCGTGCGGCTGCGCTCAGGGGCCGAGTCGTTTTCGGTTAGAGTTAGGAAAACCGGCATGGCCCCAAACGGATTCACCACAGAGAACAACGTGGTGAACGTGGCAATCAAAATATTTATATCCATAAGGCAGCGGGTTGAATTCCCTAGCGGGTAAAGGTACATGCTGCTGTGCCACCGCAAAAATGCAAAAGCGTATGTTTGTTTTACTGCTGACCTACGTATAGGTATCTTTTAGTCCTACCCCTCGTACTCCCGACCTAAACTGCTACCCCCTTGTTGACTCTAGACGGCCCCTGGTGGCTACTCCTAAGCCAATCCTTCACGCTATTGCTTGCGGTGGTGGCCATTGTAGCCACTGTAGTGCCCTTGGTAAAGGCACAGGCATGGTGGATCCGAGTTTTTGATTTTCCTCGTCTGCAAATCGTTGTAGGAGCCCTGCTGAGCGAAGTAGCACTGCTCGCCCTCCGCATGACGGCTGAGCCCAGTGGAACAGCGCTTGCCGTGGCGCTGGGCATATGCGCTGCGTATCAGATATTTCGCATTTTGCCTTATACGCCTCTGCGCCCTAAGCAGGTAGACGACAGCGACCCGGAAGGCCTCGCAAACAAGGACCGTCAGATCACCATCATGGTGGCCAACGTGCTGATGACGAACCGCGACGCACCCAGCTGCCTGCGAGCCATACGTGACTGCGGACCGGATATCTTGCTGGCAGTTGAGACTGACCAATGGTGGTTGGATCAGTTGCGTGTGTTGGAAAAGGACTACCCCTACACGGCCTACGAACCTCTGCCTAATACATATGGGCTCCTCCTGTTTTCGCGGTTGGAACTGCGCGATGCCCATATTCGCTACCTCATTGACGATGAAGTGCCTTCGTTTCATGCACAGGTCATCTTAAAGTCGGGTGAGGAAGTATGCCTGCATTGTCTGCACCCCAAGCCGCCAGCACCCGCCGAGGCCAAGACCAGCACTCGCCGCGATGCCGAGTTGCTGTTGATTGGGCGGGAAATAGAAAACAAGGACCAACCGACGATTGTAGCGGGCGACCTAAACGACGTGGCATGGTCACACACCTCTGAGCTGTTCCGGCGCACTAGTGGCCTCCTCGACCCGCGTATTGGGCGGGGTATGATGCCTACCTTCCACGCCGACTACTCGCTGCTACGCTGGCCGTTGGACCATATCTTCCACTCGCCTCACTTCAAGGTAGTGCAAATGCATCGCCTAGAATACATCGGTTCCGACCACTTTCCTATCTGCATCACCCTTAGCTACGAGCCCGAGGACGAAGCCGAGCAGGAGGCCGAAGCCGCCAAGCCCGATGCCGAGGACCACGAGGAAGTGCAGGAAAAAATTGCCGCTGGCTTTGCCGAAGAAGCTGAAGAGGAGCGTGAGGAAGCGCAAGGAAAGCAGTAAGTACTAAAAAAAACTGTTTGTCCTCCTGAGCGCAGCGAAGGGCCTTCTCACGCTAGGACGAATCGTTAGTTCAACGGTCATTCTAACGTGAGAAGGCCCTTCGCTGCGCTCAGGAGGATTGATGACTTTTAGCTAGAGGCTACCTGCCAACCCGCACTTCACAACTTAATACCCCTCCTCAAACAGAAAAGCCATTTGTTGCTGGTTGATGCTGGCCGGCACGTACCGCATGATCGTATTGCGTAAGCGGACGAGGGTAGGGCTTTCGAGTTGCGCTACCCTACCTAATTGCCACGACAGCCGCACAATGCGGGTAGTGCGGGCATGGCGGCGAGCCTCAAACGTTTGGAAAGCTTCGCGTATATCCGCTTGGTTGGCTAGGCAATTGGCAAGAATAGCGGCATCTTCCACCGCTTGACCGGCGCCCTGGCCCAGGTTGGGGGTAGTGGCGTGAGCTGCATCGCCGAGGAGTAGCACTGGGCCATAGGCAAAGTGCGTGATGGGCTTCAGGTCCGTAATGTCGTTCCAGAGGAGCTGGTCGTCTCGGGTGAGGGCTAGCAGCTGCGGAACGGGCGCATGAAAATCAGCGAAATGCCGCCGCAAATCGGCCGCCCGGAAATGCTGAAACCGTGGGTTACGCGGCTGCGCACTGTTGATGCACGCAAACCAATACGTTTGCCCGTGGGCCAGCGGCACGTAGCCG from Hymenobacter aerilatus harbors:
- a CDS encoding pyridoxal phosphate-dependent aminotransferase, producing the protein MSSSATSVASVLSDRINALQESQTIAMAKKGRELAAQGIDVISLSFGEPDFQTPQYVKDAAKAAIDEGYTFYTPVPGYLDLRQEISAKFKRDNNLDYQPDQIVVSTGAKQSLANVVLSVINPGDEVIVFAPYWVSYEEMVKLAEGVPVPLMGTIENDYKVTAQELEAAITPRTKLIMYSSPCNPTGAVFSREELAAIAEVVARHPQVLVMADEIYEYINFVGEHVSIAQFEEIKDRVITVNGFSKGYAMTGWRVGYLAASKEIASACDKLQSQITSGTCSIAQRAGLAALQGGRASADEMVTAYRRRRDLVLDLVQDIPGFRTPVPEGAFYIFPDVSGCFGKTTPEGKVLETSADVAFYLLSDAHVVAVSGDAFGAPNCIRFSTAAADEKLQEAFTRIKTSIEKLG
- a CDS encoding bifunctional heptose 7-phosphate kinase/heptose 1-phosphate adenyltransferase, which gives rise to MPHPATPTTLPDLFSAFNQLTVLIVGDVMVDAYVWGKASRLSPEAPVPVVNVVRTEQRLGGAANVALNVQALGATPLLCAVVGQDQGGDQLLTLLQERNLSAEGIVRSAHRPTTVKQRVLAAGQQLLRLDSEVEHDLNEAENTSLHARYEQLLAGADVVVFEDYDKGVLNEATIQRFIQLARARQVPTVVDPKKKNFLAYQHCTLFKPNLKELREGLKLEFGDTDADRPHFEAAVARLRQLLQPANVLVTLSERGVFIEDAQQHQTYIPAHLRAISDVSGAGDTVISIAALCVALGVGAPATAALANLGGGLVCEQVGVVPIAKQQLLAEAQATGLSLS
- a CDS encoding NmrA/HSCARG family protein; this encodes MEKKLIAVVGATGLQGTGVVDALVKEGSFAVRAVTRNPTTYQGKAHEVVQGDLTDLASMTNAFRGAHGVFVVTNFWEGADELAQGTLAVEAAKDAQVQHFIWSTLPNVEKISNGRFTVPQFTGKSAVDEVVKNAGFAHYTFVQPPFYFQNFHGHTAPHQQQDGSIGWTLPIDPTKKVLHMADIHDLGKVVAGAFLHPEKVGNGAYLSLAAEVNSFHDVVEAFRANGKDYTFYQVPAEAFATFFEGAGAVAQLLGYIEAYTYMGPTSEAQVHLANDIATEPFTPLKEWIKTSI
- a CDS encoding Crp/Fnr family transcriptional regulator: MTTTALLNYFEHVLPLTEEEKSIVAAAFQERTVKRRHFILQKGDVCKHHTFVVEGCFRMYLVDDKGKEHNLQFAIENWWITDIASFYAEEPSSLYIEALENATVLQLKKEDQIRFFDDNLTFNRIFRALTENALVNAHRRILQTISSTAEERYLDFLKRYPQFLQRLSNVQIASYLGVTPEFLSTIRKKRVGS
- a CDS encoding OmpA family protein, with protein sequence MMDGQNLSGEINHFLKSHALLPTTIAADSEVVDQVIELVVAKLAEVSRQVDGREVVWNAAHQTDAAQVIQEPARVHNATVSSHGNDLMKSLLEDRYHGTVHSLATDTGIDASEVTRLVGQVGLVAAGLLGQKADANQWDADALSQWLQEQRGGQPQVQRTVRPALPPLPAFTATPREPVAARSGGSSHWGWIALLVAVAIASFLLGRQTAPAINYQLPDTALASNALSAKDRFSLPTAATDNRTTWDAANPINVTTNENFQAAGGYPTVIATNTTPNSGGGYVYGNAGVPVVLKLSGGLQQIIGSNSTESRLYQFLADPTMEVDTLNPLKGWIGFDRIYFESSKATLTNESMWQLSNVASILKTFPRAEVRIGGYTDSSGDPLFNLRLSRDRAQAARATLISMGVDPNNVEAIGYGSLDNIASNDTPDGRSLNRRVSIRVLEK
- the hemE gene encoding uroporphyrinogen decarboxylase, producing the protein MLKNDLLLRAARGEETERTPVWLMRQAGRILPQYRELRGRLSGFKELVETPELAAEVTIQPVDALDVDAAIIFSDILVVPEAMGLPYEMVEARGPLFPDTVKSAQDVDRLRVADPEEHLGYVLEAIRVTKTALNGRVPLIGFAGAPWTILAYMVEGHGSKTFSKARRLLYANPELAHELLRKITATTIAYLQAQVAAGANLIQVFDSWAGILPPDHYREFSTRYIREICQAIPDVPVTVFAKGAYFATADFAQLPCRTIGLDWNEDPRTVRPLVGDKTLQGNLDPCALYGSPAQVREATMEMLRRFGPQRHIANLGHGVYPDTNPDNVRVFIDTVKEFSTTLRA
- a CDS encoding MarC family protein; translation: MDINILIATFTTLFSVVNPFGAMPVFLTLTENDSAPERSRTALRACMYMVCIMAVSFFAGQYVLNFFGINIYHLRIAGGILLMRSAFDLLTPGANKSKVSDATVEDSKQKDDISFTPLAMPMLSGPGSIAVCIGLFTSRLSYSGVALTLVGFVLVAVASFLILVSSLRLTRVMGRAGMTAMARVMGFLTLSIGVSFIATAIRALFMKG
- a CDS encoding endonuclease/exonuclease/phosphatase family protein; this translates as MLTLDGPWWLLLSQSFTLLLAVVAIVATVVPLVKAQAWWIRVFDFPRLQIVVGALLSEVALLALRMTAEPSGTALAVALGICAAYQIFRILPYTPLRPKQVDDSDPEGLANKDRQITIMVANVLMTNRDAPSCLRAIRDCGPDILLAVETDQWWLDQLRVLEKDYPYTAYEPLPNTYGLLLFSRLELRDAHIRYLIDDEVPSFHAQVILKSGEEVCLHCLHPKPPAPAEAKTSTRRDAELLLIGREIENKDQPTIVAGDLNDVAWSHTSELFRRTSGLLDPRIGRGMMPTFHADYSLLRWPLDHIFHSPHFKVVQMHRLEYIGSDHFPICITLSYEPEDEAEQEAEAAKPDAEDHEEVQEKIAAGFAEEAEEEREEAQGKQ